A DNA window from Hordeum vulgare subsp. vulgare chromosome 1H, MorexV3_pseudomolecules_assembly, whole genome shotgun sequence contains the following coding sequences:
- the LOC123450857 gene encoding 3-ketoacyl-CoA synthase 4-like, producing MNGGIAPPPAMETAATTPSHRRLPDFLQSVNLKYVKLGYHYLITHLITLLLLPLMAVIVLEAGRTDPDDLRQLWLHLQYNLVSVLVLSAVLVFGATVYVLTRPRPVYLVDFACYKAPDHLKVGFQEFLRHSALCGFSDDALEFQRKILERSGLSEETYCPEGMHAIPPEPTMANARAEAESVMFGALDSLFAATGVKPKDVGILVVNCSLFNPTPSLSAMIVNRYKLRGNVRSFNLGGMGCSAGVIAIDLARDMLQVHRGTYAVVVSTENITQNWYFGNRKSMLIPNCLFRVGCSAVLLSNRGADRRRAKYSLKHVVRTHKGADDKAFNCVYQEQDSEGKTGVSLSKDLMAIAGGALKTNITTLGPLVLPFSEQLLFFATLVSKKLFNAKVKPYIPDFKLAFEHFCIHAGGRAVIDELEKNLQLQPVHVEASRMTLHRFGNTSSSSIWYELAYMEAKGRVRRGDRIWQIAFGSGFKCNSAVWHALRNVKPSPTTPWDDCIDRYPVELVDGFPTHTHK from the coding sequence ATGAACGGAGGCATCGCTCCGCCGCCGGCGATGGAGACGGCGGCGACCACGCCGAGCCACCGGCGGCTGCCGGACTTCCTCCAGAGCGTGAACCTCAAGTACGTCAAGCTGGGGTACCACTACCTCATCACCCACCTCAtcacgctgctgctgctgccgctcaTGGCCGTCATCGTCCTCGAGGCCGGCCGCACCGACCCCGACGACCTCCGCCAGCTCTGGCTGCATCTCCAGTACAACCTGGTGTCTGTGCTCGTCCTCTCCGCCGTCCTCGTCTTCGGCGCCACCGTGTACGTGCTCACCCGCCCCCGCCCCGTCTACCTCGTCGACTTCGCCTGCTACAAGGCGCCCGACCACCTCAAGGTCGGCTTCCAGGAGTTCCTCCGCCACTCTGCGCTCTGCGGCTTCTCCGACGACGCCCTCGAGTTCCAGCGCAAGATCCTCGAGCGCTCGGGGCTCAGCGAGGAGACCTACTGCCCTGAGGGCATGCACGCCATCCCGCCCGAGCCCACCATGGCCAACGCCCGCGCCGAGGCCGAGTCCGTCATGTTCGGAGCGCTCGACAGCCTCTTCGCCGCCACCGGCGTCAAGCCCAAGGACGTCGGCATCCTCGTCGTCAACTGCAGCCTCTTCAACCCGACGCCGTCCCTCTCCGCCATGATCGTCAACAGGTACAAGCTCAGGGGCAACGTCCGGAGCTTCAACCTCGGCGGGATGGGCTGCAGCGCCGGCGTCATCGCCATCGACCTCGCGCGCGACATGCTCCAGGTGCACCGCGGCACCTACGCCGTGGTGGTGAGCACGGAGAACATCACGCAGAACTGGTACTTCGGCAACCGCAAGTCGATGCTCATCCCCAACTGCCTCTTCCGCGTCGGCTGCTCGGCGGTGCTCCTCTCCAACCGCGGCGCCGACCGCCGCCGTGCCAAGTACAGCCTCAAGCACGTGGTGCGCACGCACAAGGGCGCCGACGACAAGGCCTTCAACTGCGTGTACCAGGAGCAGGACAGCGAGGGCAAGACCGGCGTGTCCCTGTCCAAGGACCTGATGGCGATCGCCGGCGGCGCGCTCAAGACCAACATCACGACCCTCGGCCCACTCGTGCTCCCCTTCAGCGAGCAGCTGCTCTTCTTCGCCACGCTGGTGTCCAAGAAGCTCTTCAACGCCAAGGTGAAGCCTTACATCCCGGACTTCAAGCTGGCGTTCGAGCACTTCTGCATCCACGCCGGCGGGCGCGCGGTGATCGACGAGCTGGAGAAGAACCTGCAGCTGCAGCCGGTGCACGTGGAGGCGTCCCGGATGACGCTGCACCGGTTCGGCAACACCTCGAGCAGCTCCATCTGGTACGAGCTCGCCTACATGGAGGCCaagggccgcgtccggcgcggcGACCGCATCTGGCAGATCGCCTTCGGCAGCGGCTTCAAGTGCAACAGCGCCGTCTGGCACGCCCTGCGCAACGTCAAGCCGTCGCCCACCACCCCCTGGGACGACTGCATCGACCGCTACCCGGTGGAGCTCGTCGACGGCTTCCCCACCCACAcccacaagtaa